The following are encoded in a window of Streptomyces griseiscabiei genomic DNA:
- a CDS encoding DUF6104 family protein, translating into MYFTDRGIEELEKRRGEEEVTFEWLAEQLRTFVDLNPDFEVPVERLATWLARLDDEDEDE; encoded by the coding sequence ATGTACTTCACGGACCGTGGCATCGAGGAACTGGAGAAGCGGCGTGGCGAGGAGGAGGTCACCTTCGAGTGGCTGGCCGAGCAGCTGCGGACGTTCGTGGATCTGAACCCGGACTTCGAGGTTCCGGTGGAGCGGCTGGCGACCTGGCTGGCGCGGCTGGACGACGAGGACGAGGACGAGTAG